From Alphaproteobacteria bacterium, the proteins below share one genomic window:
- the dut gene encoding dUTP diphosphatase gives MNAVEVTVRRLPHGADLPLPAYATDRAAGMDLAAAVATDLVLTPGGRALVPTGIALALPAGYEAQVRPRSGLALKHGIMVANSPGTIDADYRGEVQVILINAGEAPFTIGRGMRIAQLVVAPVAAVVWAETEALPESGRGGGGFGSTGTS, from the coding sequence ATGAATGCGGTCGAGGTGACGGTGCGGCGCCTGCCGCACGGCGCCGACCTGCCCTTACCCGCGTACGCGACGGACCGGGCCGCGGGGATGGACTTGGCCGCCGCGGTGGCGACCGATCTCGTGCTGACGCCGGGCGGGCGCGCTCTGGTACCGACCGGAATCGCGCTCGCCTTGCCGGCCGGATACGAGGCCCAGGTCCGACCCCGTAGTGGGCTGGCCCTCAAGCACGGCATCATGGTCGCCAACAGTCCGGGTACGATCGACGCCGATTATCGCGGCGAAGTGCAGGTCATCCTGATCAATGCCGGCGAGGCGCCGTTCACCATCGGCCGTGGCATGCGGATCGCCCAGCTGGTGGTGGCGCCGGTGGCGGCGGTGGTTTGGGCGGAAACCGAAGCGCTGCCCGAAAGCGGTCGCGGCGGCGGCGGCTTCGGATCCACGGGCACGTCCTAA
- the moeB gene encoding molybdopterin-synthase adenylyltransferase MoeB, with translation MEISDAQLHRYARHVILDEVGEEGQARLLQAKVLVVGAGGLGAPLIQYLAAAGVGTLGIIDDDAVELSNLQRQVLFRTDQLGRPKVDCAVEAVAAINPEILVRPYNRRLTAENAADIIDDYDLVADGSDNFTTRYVLNDACFFAAKTLVGGALLRFDGQLSTFKAYVEGEHPCYRCLFPDRPPADLVPRCEEAGIFGAVAGVVGSLQATEVLKEILSLGQSLSGRLLLYDGLAGSFTTLTVKRDPACALCGAIPSIGDDDIGRA, from the coding sequence ATGGAAATATCCGACGCCCAGCTGCACCGTTATGCCCGCCATGTCATTCTCGATGAGGTCGGCGAGGAGGGCCAGGCGCGGTTGTTGCAGGCGAAAGTCCTGGTCGTCGGCGCCGGCGGCCTCGGCGCGCCGCTGATCCAATACCTGGCGGCGGCCGGCGTGGGCACACTGGGAATCATCGACGACGACGCCGTCGAACTCTCGAATCTCCAACGCCAAGTGCTGTTCCGCACCGACCAGTTGGGGCGGCCCAAGGTCGATTGCGCGGTCGAGGCGGTGGCGGCGATCAATCCGGAAATCCTGGTCCGGCCTTACAACCGCCGCCTGACCGCCGAAAACGCCGCCGACATCATCGACGACTACGATCTGGTCGCCGACGGCAGCGACAACTTCACCACCCGCTACGTGCTGAACGACGCCTGCTTTTTCGCCGCCAAGACCTTGGTCGGCGGCGCCTTGCTGCGGTTCGACGGCCAGCTCTCGACCTTCAAGGCTTATGTGGAGGGTGAGCATCCCTGCTACCGCTGCCTGTTTCCCGACAGGCCGCCCGCCGATCTGGTCCCGCGCTGCGAGGAGGCGGGGATATTCGGCGCCGTCGCCGGCGTCGTGGGGTCGCTGCAGGCGACCGAAGTCCTCAAGGAAATCCTCAGCCTCGGTCAATCGCTCTCCGGGCGCTTGCTGCTCTATGACGGCTTGGCGGGAAGTTTTACGACGCTGACCGTCAAGCGCGACCCGGCCTGCGCGCTATGCGGCGCGATCCCGTCGATCGGCGACGACGATATCGGCCGCGCCTGA
- a CDS encoding aminotransferase class III-fold pyridoxal phosphate-dependent enzyme has product MTVTSFDTAPPRLDSSALADIAATHFGIDGAIETLDSERDQNARICCIDSDSYVLKIANSAESLEFLTMQNAALRHLADRDPALGVPRVCPARDGNGLATLGDGDGNLVRMLTYLPGTVLKEAPKSPRLLTNLGRFMGRVDSALQGFMHPAAIRPDFLWNLDNAAACRDYVEAIEPPEDRALVATVFDRYEAVVGPRLGGLRCAVIHQDANDYNVLVDAADPEEITGLIDFGDMVWGRQINDLAVTLAYALLDHTDPLAGAGHVAAGYHDVFPLQEAELAVLMDLVALRLAMSVCISSHRGAAHPDNEYLLISRRPALELLRRLAGINPDFAHFTLRDRCGYPAVPRGAEVAGWLAENRARFAPVLGTDLRRARKIYLPMTDGAPGVEHAADPAAYTEFVADWLARHDADFAIGGYGEDRAVYLGPQFSSDDGSATRTVHLGIDLFGPRRHPVHAPIAGRVISAVDNAAPYDYGPTIILEHPTLPDGPRFWTLYGHLSRDSLDGLAPGTDVATGDRIGWFGEPDENGGWAPHLHFQIMTDLLGLDGNFPGVGERQRIAVWRAICPDPNLVLGLPPEALGPPGRDHDRLRAARQQRLGPSLSLSYSHPLEIVRGDGVWLIDHRGRAYLDCVNNICHVGHCHPHVVAALGHQATMLNTNTRYLHETVVDYAARLTALLPEPLGVCFFVCSGSEANELAVRLARTHTGRGDAVVLDGAYHGNTSTLVGLSPYKCEGPGGQGLKPDVHKVAMPDPYRGPHRGMTPATGQAYAEDVTRTVDALTGANTPPAFLIAESLLSCGGQIELPPGYLKAAYAAVRGAGGVTIADEVQVGFGRVGSAMWGFETQGVVPDIVTLGKPIGNGHPLACVVTSPAIARSFANGMEYFNSFGGNPVSCAVGMAVLDVIENEHLQDNARQVGKYLLERLRGLRTSHAMIGDVRGLGLFVGVELVTDRTTRDPATAAAKAVVNRAKDMGVLLSTDGPFDNVIKIKPPLVFSRANANLLVDTLDRALALEI; this is encoded by the coding sequence ATGACCGTCACCAGCTTCGATACCGCGCCGCCGCGCCTCGATAGTTCCGCGCTGGCGGACATCGCCGCCACCCATTTCGGTATAGACGGCGCGATCGAGACCCTCGATTCGGAACGCGACCAGAATGCGCGGATATGCTGCATCGATTCGGACTCTTATGTCCTGAAAATCGCCAATTCGGCAGAAAGCCTGGAATTCCTCACCATGCAGAACGCTGCGCTGCGGCATCTCGCGGACCGCGATCCGGCGCTCGGCGTGCCCCGCGTCTGCCCGGCCCGAGACGGTAACGGACTCGCCACCCTCGGCGACGGCGACGGCAATCTGGTCCGAATGTTGACCTACCTGCCCGGCACCGTTCTCAAGGAGGCGCCCAAATCGCCCCGCCTGCTCACGAACCTCGGACGTTTCATGGGGCGGGTGGACAGCGCCCTTCAGGGCTTCATGCATCCGGCCGCGATTCGCCCCGACTTCCTGTGGAACCTCGACAATGCCGCCGCCTGCCGAGACTACGTCGAGGCCATCGAACCGCCGGAAGACCGCGCTCTCGTGGCGACGGTTTTCGATCGCTACGAGGCCGTCGTTGGCCCGCGCTTAGGCGGGCTGCGCTGCGCGGTCATTCATCAGGACGCCAACGATTACAACGTCCTGGTCGATGCGGCCGACCCCGAGGAAATCACCGGCCTGATCGATTTCGGCGACATGGTCTGGGGTCGGCAGATCAATGACCTCGCGGTCACCCTCGCCTACGCGCTGCTCGATCACACCGATCCGCTGGCGGGTGCCGGCCACGTCGCCGCCGGCTATCACGACGTCTTTCCGCTGCAAGAAGCCGAGTTGGCGGTATTGATGGACCTCGTCGCGCTGCGGCTGGCGATGAGCGTCTGCATCTCCTCGCACCGCGGCGCCGCGCACCCCGACAATGAGTACCTGCTGATCAGCCGGCGACCGGCCCTCGAACTGTTGCGCCGCCTGGCTGGCATCAATCCGGATTTCGCCCATTTCACACTCCGCGACCGGTGCGGCTATCCAGCCGTGCCGCGGGGGGCCGAAGTGGCCGGTTGGCTGGCCGAGAACCGGGCCCGTTTTGCCCCCGTCCTCGGCACCGACCTGCGACGGGCGCGCAAGATCTATTTGCCGATGACCGATGGGGCGCCGGGCGTGGAGCATGCCGCCGACCCGGCCGCCTATACCGAATTCGTCGCCGACTGGCTGGCGCGGCATGATGCCGATTTCGCAATCGGCGGATACGGCGAGGACCGCGCGGTCTATCTCGGCCCGCAGTTCTCCTCGGATGACGGCTCGGCGACGCGGACCGTCCACCTCGGCATCGATCTGTTCGGCCCCCGCCGGCATCCGGTGCACGCCCCGATCGCTGGCCGGGTCATCAGCGCGGTCGACAACGCCGCGCCCTACGATTACGGCCCGACGATCATCCTCGAACACCCGACCCTTCCGGACGGCCCCCGCTTCTGGACCCTTTACGGACATCTCAGCCGCGACAGCCTCGACGGACTCGCGCCCGGGACCGACGTCGCGACGGGCGACCGCATCGGTTGGTTCGGCGAGCCCGACGAGAACGGCGGCTGGGCGCCCCACCTCCATTTCCAAATCATGACCGACCTGTTGGGCCTGGATGGAAACTTTCCCGGGGTCGGGGAACGGCAACGCATTGCGGTGTGGCGCGCGATCTGCCCCGACCCCAATCTGGTTCTCGGCCTGCCGCCGGAGGCACTCGGTCCTCCCGGCCGCGATCACGATCGCCTGCGCGCGGCTCGGCAGCAACGGCTCGGACCCTCGCTCAGCCTCAGTTACAGCCATCCGCTCGAGATCGTCCGCGGCGACGGCGTGTGGCTGATCGACCACCGCGGGCGCGCCTATCTCGATTGCGTCAACAACATTTGCCACGTCGGCCATTGCCACCCCCATGTGGTCGCGGCGCTCGGCCACCAAGCCACGATGCTCAACACCAATACCCGCTACCTCCATGAAACGGTCGTCGATTATGCCGCCCGCCTGACGGCGCTCCTGCCCGAGCCGCTCGGCGTCTGTTTCTTCGTCTGTTCGGGGAGCGAGGCCAACGAGTTGGCGGTGCGCCTGGCACGCACCCATACCGGTCGCGGCGACGCCGTCGTGCTCGACGGCGCCTATCACGGCAACACGTCGACGCTGGTCGGCCTCAGCCCCTACAAGTGCGAAGGGCCCGGCGGCCAGGGCTTGAAGCCCGATGTCCACAAGGTCGCCATGCCCGACCCCTATCGCGGACCTCATCGCGGCATGACCCCGGCCACCGGCCAGGCCTATGCCGAGGACGTGACGCGAACCGTCGACGCGTTGACCGGCGCCAACACGCCGCCGGCGTTCCTGATCGCCGAATCCCTGTTGAGCTGCGGCGGACAGATCGAGCTCCCGCCGGGATACTTGAAGGCCGCTTATGCCGCGGTCCGTGGCGCCGGCGGGGTCACCATTGCCGACGAGGTCCAGGTCGGTTTTGGCCGCGTCGGCAGTGCCATGTGGGGCTTCGAGACCCAAGGCGTGGTGCCCGACATCGTCACCCTCGGCAAGCCGATCGGCAACGGCCATCCGCTGGCCTGCGTGGTCACCTCGCCGGCGATCGCCCGATCGTTCGCCAACGGCATGGAGTATTTCAATTCGTTCGGCGGCAACCCGGTCTCCTGCGCCGTCGGCATGGCCGTTCTCGACGTGATCGAAAACGAGCACCTGCAAGACAATGCGCGCCAGGTCGGCAAATATCTCCTCGAGCGCCTGCGCGGCCTCCGGACCTCTCATGCCATGATCGGCGACGTCCGCGGGCTCGGTCTCTTTGTCGGCGTCGAGCTGGTCACCGACCGGACGACGCGGGATCCAGCGACCGCGGCCGCCAAAGCGGTGGTCAATCGGGCCAAGGACATGGGCGTGCTGCTGTCGACCGACGGCCCCTTCGACAATGTCATCAAGATCAAGCCGCCGCTGGTCTTCTCGCGCGCCAACGCCAACCTGTTAGTCGACACGCTCGATCGGGCCTTGGCTTTGGAAATTTGA